A window of Ananas comosus cultivar F153 linkage group 4, ASM154086v1, whole genome shotgun sequence contains these coding sequences:
- the LOC109708456 gene encoding em protein H5-like, translating to MATEQERAELDRRAREGEVVVPGGTGGKSLQAQEHLAEGRSRGGQTRREQIGTEGYREMGRKGGLSTTDESGGERAAREGITIDESKYKTSSQD from the exons atggCGACGGAGCAGGAGAGGGCGGAGCTCGATCGGAGGGCGAGGGAGGGGGAGGTGGTGGTCCCCGGCGGCACCGGCGGAAAAAGCCTCCAGGCGCAAGAGCACTTGGCTGAAG GGCGCAGTCGAGGAGGGCAGACGAGGAGGGAACAGATTGGGACGGAAGGGTACAGAGAGATGGGGCGCAAGGGCGGGCTGAGCACCACGGACGAGTCCGGCGGAGAGCGTGCCGCCCGCGAGGGTATCACGATCGACGAGTCCAAGTACAAGACCAGCTCCCAGGACTGA